Proteins encoded within one genomic window of Lampris incognitus isolate fLamInc1 chromosome 1, fLamInc1.hap2, whole genome shotgun sequence:
- the LOC130119311 gene encoding leucine-rich repeat transmembrane protein FLRT1-like, with protein sequence MAAESLAELRDWLFLLLLCLTLLAEVLELAAAAIAMETGDGEEGGMCPLVCRCDEGFVYCNDRGLGMIPPLPLTAAILYLQSNRLTNAGLPPLLEKSSSIRVVYLYANQLDEFPIHLPPSLRELHLQDNNIRTLPRSSLAKIPLLERLHLDDNSISTVSIQERAFSGTPKLRLLFLSRNHLSSIPAGLPASLEELRLDDNRISTIPTHAFRGLSSLRRLVLDGNLLANTRIADDTFSRLSNLTELSLVRNALQAPPVNLPSAHLIRLHLQDNGMTHIPRGALDGMRRLQRLDLSGNNLTTLPRGLLKDTENLELLLLRGNPWYCGCNLRWLHAWLHGRGAAVTIRGLACQGPEAVRGQALKDLTELLEQCEGPPAGPSIGVGVIQGEINGGGGDSGGGSQVVAPASHGSTTTTLLAPTQGSLFTMRAKQPGLVMPLSPGERGQVSGEALELTVKPLSSNSILVTWLCPHPAPSFRLSWLRLGSSATLGSITETLVPGERQQYVLTQLTPHSHYLICLLPLRQDPSIGGSSGSSSRAGGMDTDNKQSAPACAQIETGEAPVSGGGEGSEKDGQDSEITVLPLAGIIGGATALVSLLLIFGIFCWYGQRAGYMSGDSGLYGRGRGGKSYDDYVESGTKKDTSILEIRAPPVGFQMTAMAHQSLQPKLEDVTYIHTIFPSSSSSSHANGTYRSTHGVGSHNGTILSQTGHHHLGYGTNRGYREGGIPDIDYFYT encoded by the coding sequence ATGGCAGCTGAGAGTCTTGCTGAGCTCCGGGACTGGCTTTTTCTCCTCcttctgtgcctcactttattgGCTGAAGTGCTGGAGCTGGCCGCAGCAGCCATTGCCATGGAGACTGGTGATGGGGAAGAGGGTGGCATGTGCCCACTGGTGTGTCGCTGTGATGAGGGGTTTGTCTACTGCAATGACCGCGGCCTTGGCATGATTCCCCCACTACCGTTGACGGCTGCAATCCTCTACTTGCAGAGCAACCGGCTAACTAATGCTGGGCTGCCTCCATTGCTGGAAAAGAGCAGTTCCATACGGGTGGTTTACCTGTACGCTAACCAGTTAGATGAATTCCCTATACATCTTCCGCCTTCGTTACGAGAGCTCCACTTACAGGACAATAATATACGAACGTTACCACGCTCCTCCCTGGCCAAGATACCACTGCTTGAGCGTTTACACCTGGATGACAACTCCATATCAACAGTTAGCATCCAGGAGCGAGCGTTTTCTGGGACTCCAAAGCTGCGCCTGTTGTTTCTTTCTCGAAACCACCTCTCTAGCATCCCCGCCGGTCTGCCAGCATCGTTGGAGGAGCTGAGACTAGATGATAACCGGATCAGCACCATCCCCACCCATGCCTTCAGAGGGCTTTCCTCCCTCCGCCGTCTGGTCCTGGATGGGAACCTGCTGGCCAACACACGCATCGCAGATGACACCTTCTCTCGACTGTCCAACTTGACCGAGCTGTCATTGGTGCGTAATGCCCTGCAGGCTCCCCCTGTTAACCTGCCTTCAGCCCACCTTATACGGCTCCATTTACAGGACAACGGAATGACCCACATTCCAAGAGGGGCATTGGATGGGATGCGTCGCCTGCAGAGGCTGGACCTGTCAGGTAACAACCTGACTACCCTTCCCCGAGGTCTTCTGAAGGATACAGAGAATTTGGAGTTGTTGCTGCTCCGGGGGAATCCCTGGTATTGTGGCTGCAACCTACGCTGGCTCCATGCCTGGCTACATGGCCGGGGGGCAGCAGTTACCATCAGGGGACTGGCCTGCCAGGGGCCTGAAGCTGTACGTGGACAGGCCCTTAAAGACTTGACTGAGCTGTTGGAGCAGTGTGAGGGTCCCCCTGCGGGGCCTAGTATTGGGGTAGGGGTGATCCAGGGAGAAATAAATGGAGGAGGCGGAGACAGTGGTGGAGGGAGCCAAGTAGTAGCTCCTGCATCCCATGGCAGCACAACCACTACCCTCTTGGCACCCACCCAAGGCTCTCTTTTCACCATGCGGGCCAAGCAGCCGGGCCTGGTGATGCCTCTGTCTCCTGGGGAAAGAGGTCAAGTATCTGGGGAGGCGCTGGAACTGACTGTAAAGCCTCTTTCTTCAAACAGCATTTTAGTGACCTGGCTGTGCCCACACCCCGCGCCGTCCTTCCGTCTGTCATGGCTCAGGCTAGGCAGCAGTGCAACCCTTGGTTCCATCACAGAGACCCTTGTCCCTGGAGAGAGGCAGCAGTATGTCCTCACCCAGCTCACCCCACACTCCCACTACCTCATCTGTCTGCTGCCGTTACGACAGGACCCTTCCATCGGGGGTTCCAGTGGAAGCTCATCTAGGGCTGGTGGTATGGACACAGACAATAAACAGTCAGCCCCAGCCTGTGCTCAGATTGAGACTGGAGAGGCTCCAGTCAGTGGAGGGGGTGAGGGGTCAGAAAAGGATGGACAAGATTCAGAGATAACAGTCCTGCCATTAGCTGGGATCATAGGCGGAGCCACAGCATTGGTAAGTCTGTTGCTAATCTTTGGTATCTTCTGCTGGTATGGACAGAGGGCAGGGTACATGTCCGGAGACTCTGGCTTATATGGCAGAGGGCGTGGAGGGAAAAGTTACGACGACTACGTGGAGTCGGGCACCAAGAAGGACACTTCCATCTTAGAAATCAGGGCTCCTCCTGTGGGCTTTCAAATGACAGCCATGGCCCATCAATCCCTCCAGCCCAAGCTGGAGGATGTTACCTACATCCACACCATTTtcccttcttcctcctcttcctcccatgCAAATGGGACCTACCGGAGCACCCACGGGGTCGGCAGCCACAACGGCACCATCCTAAGCCAAACTGGCCATCACCATCTTGGTTATGGTACCAACCGTGGATACCGAGAGGGCGGCATCCCTGACATCGACTACTTCTACACGTGA